The Pseudomonadota bacterium sequence ACCAGGCGTTCTCAATTGTGCGCGTTGCATCAAGCATGATTGGAATTTCATGCTTGTGGCAGTAGCTATGTAATGCCCTGAGGTTCGCCATGGAGAAAGGCTGTCCGCCTGCCATGTTTACATTGCCTTCAAGGCTAATGTAGGGTACGCGTTTTGCGCTAACCTCCTGCACAAGCCGATCCAGCTTGTTAATGTCTACATTACCCTTGAACTGGAATGAGCTTTTGGGATCATGCGCATCGTCAACGATGACATCCACAAAAATTCCGCCAGCCAGTTCCTGATGCAGGCGAGTTGTAGTGAAGTACATGTTGCCAGGTACATGGTCGCCCGGTTTAATAAGAAGCCGAGACATCAGGTTTTCGGCGCCACGGCCCTGATGCGTCGGCACCATATATGCGTAACCGTAGTATTCTTTAATAACGGCTTCGAGGTGATAGAAGTTCTCGCTTCCTGCATAGGCCTCATCACCCAGCATTAGCCCCGCCCACTGCCTGTCACTCATCGCGCCAGTGCCGGAATCTGTCAACAGGTCAATGTAGACGTCCTTGCTTCGGGTCAGGAATGTGTTGTATCCAGCTTCCCGAATAGCCTGTTCCCGCTCCTCTCGCGTCGTCATCCTGAGAAGCTCGACCATCTTGATTTTGTATGGCTCGGCCCAGGCACGTTTGTCCACATTTTGCATACTCATACTTCTTCCATGGTTATCTTGTAACAGAGTCTCGTGTTCGCTCAGACCCAGTCGAATTCGGCTGTGAAATGTCTCAGAACCTGTGGCGCGCACACGATGCGCATGCCTCGGATATCGCTACGTCTCTCCCACACGAGATTTATGCCTTCGAGCACATAGTCCATATGGCTCTGCGTATAAACCCGGCGGGGAATAGCGAGACGCACCAGATCGAGGCGGGCAGGGTGTTCTTCCCCCGTATGCGAATCGGCGCCGAACATCACAGTGCCAATTTCGACGCTGCGGATACCCGCTTCAAGGTACAGTTCCACGGTCAATGACTGCCCCGGATACTGCAGCGGTTCTATGTGGGGCAGAAAACGTCGGGCGTCGAGATAAACTGCATGCCCGCCTGCGGGCGTGACGACCGGGACTCCCAATTCACGCAGATGCTCGACGACGTAACGCGTCGACAGCAGCCTGTAGTCAAGATAGTGCTCGTCCAATACTTCACGCAGTCCAACGGCAATCGCTTCGAGATCGCGTCCAGCCAGGCCACCATAAGTAGGAAACCCCTCCGTGAGAATCAAAATGTTGCGTTCCCGGTGTGCCAACTCGGCATCGTTGGTACACAGGAAGCCGCCGATGTTTGCGAAGGAATCCTTCTTGGCCGACATCGTGCAGCCGTCCGCGTAGCTGAACATCTCACGAGCGATATCGATGGGTGAAGTATCCTCGTATCCAGGTTCGCGTCGCTTGATGAACTGCGAATTCTCGGCAAAACGGCAGGCATCGATATAGAAAGGAATACTGGCGCCCCGCGCGATCCGGCTGATTTCACGAATGTTGGCCATCGAAACCGGTTGGCCACCGCCGGAATTGTTGGTCACAGTGACCATTATTAACGGGATCCGCTCCGGTCCCTCGTCCGCAACGAGTTTATCCAGTGCCGCGATATTCATGTTGCCCTTGAACGGGTATTTGGATTGGAGGTCATCGGCCTCGGAACACGGCAGATCTTTCGCTTTGCCGCCAAAGAATTCGATGTTCGCCCTGGTTGTATCGAAATGGGTGTTGTTTGGAATGATGGAATCCGACTGCACCATTACGCCGAACAAAATGTGTTCGGCCGCACGCCCCTGATGGGTTGGGATAACCTGCTCGAAGCCGAAAATGTCTTTCACCGTATCGCGGAAGCGATACCAGCTTCGAGCACCTGCATATGATTCATCGCCTCGCATCATGGCGCCCCAAGCTTCTGACGACATTGCGCTGGTGCCCGAGTCGGTTAACAGATCGATGATGACGTCTTCCGCGCGCAACAGAAACGGATTATAGCTGGCTGCCTTAATCATTTGTTCGCGTTGCTCACGAGTTGTTAGCTTAATTGGTTCTACCGTCTTAATCCTGAACGGTTCGATGATAGTCTTCATGATTCCTGGAACTCTTAATTCGCGGGCACAGCATATTCAGGCTTGCACGCTAACCGTCGTAGCACGTGTACGATATACGTGAAATTCCCTATGGCGAACGCTCGCATTCCGTCGGCCTGTACGTCGACGGAAATTACGATCTCATCCGCCACCAGCAATTCGAAAGGGCCGGCCACAAAAATCAGCAGAGAAAAAACCCATGGTCACACTGGTTTTCGATGTACGCTTCAAACCCACCTATCTGAGCTTTCGGTACCGGCATTCTATTCGGTTTGATCGGTAATCAACCGGTAGAGACGCTGGTATTTGTCAGCGATCACTGCCCCGAACAAAGGATCTTCGATGGCATCGGCTTCCTCATCGATTACTTGCCAATCCTCTTTTGTGAGAACAATCTTGGCCAATGCAAACAGCTTTTTTTCCTCTTTCACCA is a genomic window containing:
- a CDS encoding tryptophanase, with product MKTIIEPFRIKTVEPIKLTTREQREQMIKAASYNPFLLRAEDVIIDLLTDSGTSAMSSEAWGAMMRGDESYAGARSWYRFRDTVKDIFGFEQVIPTHQGRAAEHILFGVMVQSDSIIPNNTHFDTTRANIEFFGGKAKDLPCSEADDLQSKYPFKGNMNIAALDKLVADEGPERIPLIMVTVTNNSGGGQPVSMANIREISRIARGASIPFYIDACRFAENSQFIKRREPGYEDTSPIDIAREMFSYADGCTMSAKKDSFANIGGFLCTNDAELAHRERNILILTEGFPTYGGLAGRDLEAIAVGLREVLDEHYLDYRLLSTRYVVEHLRELGVPVVTPAGGHAVYLDARRFLPHIEPLQYPGQSLTVELYLEAGIRSVEIGTVMFGADSHTGEEHPARLDLVRLAIPRRVYTQSHMDYVLEGINLVWERRSDIRGMRIVCAPQVLRHFTAEFDWV